A DNA window from Allokutzneria albata contains the following coding sequences:
- a CDS encoding leucyl aminopeptidase family protein produces MPPVSPSVPTPLPRVSVTTKVRRDGLRALIAAAGPELRSGTLDVDLLGALAATGAAAEVNPLPLTKGPGWLVGVGDGTPRDWRAAGAALVRAATARARALDEAPRPVQVALPGDLEPDLAGEFALGATLGGHELKVTGERPHRVKAVELLSDSPAVAEAVARAVTLAEATALARDLAGTPSNIKNPAWLAETARRTCAALDVKVRDEAWLAKHGFGGVLAVGGGSASPPRLVELSWNPAAAKKDTPHLVLVGKGITFDTGGISIKPAEGMHLMRTDMSGGAAVIAALRGIAALDLPIRVTGLVPCAENHVSGSAYRPGDVVRHYGGTTTEVTNTDAEGRMVLADALAYAVHKHAPDVIVDVATLTGAMKVALGLRTGGVFATSPELAERITTAGADAGETWWEMPLLEAHAADVRSEIADLRQCPPGPGGVTAALFLREFAAGLPWAHLDIAGPARAEKAYDEVNPGGTGFAARTLINLAASYLP; encoded by the coding sequence GTGCCCCCGGTGTCGCCGTCCGTGCCCACCCCGTTGCCGCGCGTGTCGGTGACCACCAAGGTCCGCCGTGACGGCCTGCGCGCGTTGATCGCGGCCGCGGGGCCGGAGCTGCGGTCCGGCACCCTGGACGTGGACCTGCTCGGCGCCCTCGCGGCGACCGGTGCCGCGGCCGAGGTCAACCCGCTCCCGTTGACCAAGGGCCCCGGCTGGCTGGTCGGCGTCGGCGACGGCACCCCGCGCGACTGGCGGGCCGCCGGTGCCGCCCTGGTCCGCGCCGCCACCGCGCGGGCCCGCGCGCTGGACGAGGCGCCACGCCCGGTGCAGGTCGCGCTTCCGGGTGATCTTGAGCCGGACCTGGCCGGCGAGTTCGCGCTCGGCGCCACGCTCGGCGGTCACGAGCTGAAGGTCACCGGTGAGCGCCCGCACCGGGTGAAGGCCGTCGAGCTGCTCAGCGACTCCCCGGCGGTGGCTGAGGCCGTCGCCCGCGCGGTGACCCTGGCCGAGGCGACCGCGCTCGCCCGCGACCTCGCGGGCACCCCCTCCAACATCAAGAACCCCGCCTGGCTGGCCGAGACGGCGCGCAGGACGTGCGCCGCACTGGACGTGAAGGTCCGGGACGAGGCATGGCTGGCCAAGCACGGCTTCGGCGGCGTCCTCGCGGTCGGCGGCGGCTCGGCCAGCCCGCCCCGGCTGGTCGAGCTGTCCTGGAACCCGGCCGCGGCGAAGAAGGACACCCCGCACCTGGTCCTGGTCGGCAAGGGCATCACCTTCGACACCGGCGGCATCTCGATCAAGCCCGCCGAGGGCATGCACCTGATGCGCACCGACATGTCCGGCGGCGCCGCGGTGATCGCCGCGCTGCGCGGGATCGCGGCGCTCGACCTGCCGATCCGGGTGACCGGTCTCGTTCCGTGCGCGGAGAACCACGTCTCCGGCTCGGCCTACCGCCCCGGTGACGTCGTGCGCCACTACGGCGGGACCACCACCGAGGTCACCAACACCGACGCCGAGGGCCGCATGGTGCTCGCCGACGCCCTGGCCTACGCCGTGCACAAGCACGCCCCCGACGTGATCGTCGACGTCGCGACGCTGACCGGGGCGATGAAGGTCGCGCTCGGCCTGCGCACCGGCGGTGTCTTCGCCACCTCGCCCGAGCTGGCCGAGCGGATCACCACCGCGGGCGCCGACGCGGGCGAGACCTGGTGGGAGATGCCGTTGCTGGAGGCGCACGCCGCCGACGTGCGCAGCGAGATCGCCGACCTCCGCCAGTGCCCGCCGGGCCCCGGTGGTGTCACCGCCGCGCTGTTCCTCCGCGAGTTCGCCGCGGGCCTGCCGTGGGCGCACCTGGACATCGCGGGCCCGGCGCGCGCGGAGAAGGCCTACGACGAGGTCAACCCGGGTGGCACCGGCTTCGCCGCCCGCACCTTGATCAACCTCGCCGCCTCCTACCTTCCCTGA
- a CDS encoding O-methyltransferase: MAADTPSLFAPAVREYVEDYLVEDEVLSLARQRGGQLGCSPIAATGGAALSFLAAALQAKAVVEVGTGTGTSGIWLLRGMVADGVLTSIDIQPEHQRAARQAFAAAGFPSGRTRLIHGEALDVLPRLTDGGYDLVFVDGSKAEYPKYLEEGIRLLRPGGVIVFDNALWSGRVADPTEQDTATTALREVARLAREDERLVPVLLPVGDGLLAAAKR; encoded by the coding sequence GTGGCAGCCGACACCCCGTCCCTTTTCGCGCCGGCGGTTCGCGAGTACGTGGAGGACTACCTCGTGGAGGACGAGGTGCTCAGCCTCGCCCGGCAGCGGGGCGGCCAGCTCGGGTGCAGCCCGATCGCGGCGACCGGCGGCGCGGCGCTGAGCTTCCTCGCGGCGGCGCTGCAGGCGAAGGCGGTCGTCGAGGTCGGAACGGGCACGGGCACCAGCGGGATCTGGCTGCTGCGCGGCATGGTCGCCGACGGCGTGCTCACCTCGATCGACATCCAGCCCGAGCACCAGCGCGCCGCGCGCCAGGCGTTCGCCGCGGCGGGCTTCCCCTCCGGGCGGACCCGGCTCATCCACGGCGAGGCGCTGGACGTGCTGCCCCGGCTCACCGACGGCGGCTACGACCTGGTCTTCGTGGACGGGTCGAAGGCGGAGTACCCGAAGTACCTCGAGGAGGGCATCCGGCTGCTCCGCCCCGGCGGGGTGATCGTCTTCGACAACGCGCTGTGGAGCGGCCGCGTCGCGGACCCCACCGAGCAGGACACGGCGACGACGGCGCTGCGCGAGGTGGCGCGGCTGGCCCGCGAGGACGAGCGCCTGGTGCCCGTGCTCCTCCCGGTCGGCGACGGCCTCCTCGCCGCTGCCAAGCGCTGA
- a CDS encoding DUF3117 domain-containing protein: MAAMKPRTGDGPLEVTKEGRGIVMRVPLEGGGRLVVEMSAEEASDLGDALKAAAG, from the coding sequence ATGGCGGCCATGAAGCCCCGGACCGGCGACGGTCCCCTTGAGGTCACCAAGGAAGGACGCGGCATTGTGATGCGCGTTCCGCTGGAAGGTGGGGGCAGGCTCGTCGTTGAGATGTCGGCAGAGGAGGCCAGCGATCTAGGCGACGCACTGAAGGCGGCCGCCGGCTGA
- the glgA gene encoding glycogen synthase encodes MRIGLLTREYPPEVYGGAGVHVGFLVPRLRELIDVDVHCFGGTRADAHAHTAAAGLERANAALRTLSVDLSMVAAVEGVDLVHSHTWYANMAGQIAKVLHGIPHVVTAHSLEPRRPWKAEQLGGGYQLSSWVERTAYESADAIIAVSAGMRADVLDCYPALDPARVHVVRNGIDTQSYHPVAEHDALRAHGVDPDRPTVVFVGRITRQKGVGHLIAAAHRIDRDAQIVLCAGAPDTPEIAEETERAVSELAAARPGVFWIQKMLQPAEVRQFLSHATVFVCPSVYEPLGIVNLEAMACGTAVVASDVGGIPEVVDHGRTGLLAHYDEHDVETFHTQLADSVNELLGDRARAADMGAAGRERAVQEFSWASVAEQTVAVYHAANSGRK; translated from the coding sequence GTGCGCATCGGTCTGCTGACCCGCGAGTACCCGCCGGAGGTCTACGGCGGGGCAGGGGTACATGTCGGTTTCCTGGTTCCTCGGCTGCGTGAGCTCATCGACGTGGACGTGCACTGCTTCGGCGGCACCCGCGCCGACGCGCACGCCCACACCGCCGCAGCGGGCCTGGAGCGGGCCAACGCGGCGCTGCGGACGCTGTCGGTCGACCTGTCCATGGTGGCCGCGGTGGAAGGCGTGGACCTGGTGCACTCGCACACCTGGTACGCCAACATGGCGGGCCAGATAGCCAAGGTGCTGCACGGGATCCCGCACGTGGTGACCGCGCACTCCCTCGAACCGCGGCGCCCGTGGAAGGCCGAGCAGCTCGGCGGCGGCTACCAGCTCTCCTCGTGGGTGGAGCGGACCGCCTACGAGTCGGCCGACGCGATCATCGCGGTGAGCGCGGGCATGCGCGCCGACGTGCTCGACTGCTACCCCGCACTGGACCCGGCCCGCGTGCACGTGGTGCGCAACGGCATCGACACGCAGTCCTACCACCCGGTGGCCGAGCACGACGCGCTGCGCGCCCACGGGGTGGACCCGGACCGGCCGACCGTGGTCTTCGTCGGCCGGATCACCAGGCAGAAGGGCGTCGGCCACCTGATCGCGGCAGCGCACCGCATCGACCGGGACGCGCAGATCGTGCTGTGCGCGGGCGCCCCGGACACCCCGGAGATCGCCGAGGAGACCGAGCGCGCCGTCTCCGAGCTCGCGGCCGCGCGGCCCGGGGTGTTCTGGATCCAGAAGATGCTCCAGCCCGCCGAGGTCCGGCAGTTCCTCTCGCACGCCACGGTCTTCGTCTGCCCCTCGGTCTACGAGCCGCTGGGCATCGTGAACCTGGAGGCGATGGCCTGCGGGACCGCGGTGGTGGCCTCCGACGTCGGCGGCATCCCCGAGGTGGTCGACCACGGGCGCACCGGACTGCTCGCGCATTACGACGAGCACGACGTCGAGACCTTCCACACACAACTCGCGGATTCGGTCAACGAACTGCTCGGTGACCGGGCTCGGGCCGCCGACATGGGCGCGGCCGGGCGCGAGCGCGCTGTGCAGGAGTTTTCCTGGGCGAGCGTGGCCGAACAGACGGTCGCCGTATACCACGCGGCGAACTCCGGCCGCAAATAG
- a CDS encoding LysR family transcriptional regulator: MDDRVERLVTELAPRLRLLRALAEEQHITRVAERLAVPQPTVSRWLAELGRSLGAPVVVRSGRGVQLTRAGRMLAEAATQSLGALEPGCRRAAEEADPKGGHVAFGFLRTMSPWVPALLREFKRRRPTVRFTLMQNAHPTVLEKLREGAIDLALTSPMPVDEPGLETCPWVEQELVLAVPADHRLAARRRVRLREVAEDAFVTTRPGYGLRQVTDKLCAAAGFTPRLAFEGDDVDTVRGLVSASLGVALVPRADPPTRGVVELTITPRPTRTVGLVWVAGRPIPAAGRAFRDFAVSHAHR, translated from the coding sequence ATGGATGATCGGGTGGAACGGCTGGTCACCGAGCTGGCGCCGCGACTGCGACTGCTGCGCGCCCTCGCCGAAGAGCAGCACATCACCCGCGTGGCCGAGCGTCTCGCGGTCCCGCAGCCCACGGTCAGCCGCTGGCTCGCCGAACTCGGTCGCTCGCTGGGCGCCCCCGTCGTGGTGCGCTCCGGCCGCGGTGTCCAGCTGACCCGCGCGGGCCGGATGCTCGCCGAGGCGGCAACGCAGTCGCTCGGCGCACTGGAACCGGGCTGCCGCCGCGCCGCCGAGGAGGCCGATCCGAAGGGCGGGCACGTGGCTTTCGGCTTCCTGCGGACGATGTCGCCCTGGGTGCCCGCGTTGCTGCGGGAGTTCAAGCGCCGCAGGCCCACTGTCCGCTTCACCCTGATGCAGAACGCCCACCCGACGGTGCTGGAGAAGCTGCGGGAAGGCGCCATCGACCTCGCGCTGACCTCACCGATGCCGGTGGACGAGCCCGGTCTGGAGACCTGTCCCTGGGTGGAACAGGAACTCGTGCTCGCCGTTCCCGCCGATCACCGCCTCGCGGCTCGGCGCAGGGTGCGGCTGCGCGAGGTCGCCGAGGACGCGTTCGTCACGACGAGACCCGGCTACGGCCTGCGCCAGGTCACCGACAAGCTCTGCGCCGCAGCGGGTTTCACCCCGCGGCTGGCTTTCGAGGGCGATGACGTGGACACCGTGCGCGGCCTGGTCAGCGCGAGCCTGGGGGTGGCGTTGGTGCCCCGCGCCGACCCGCCGACGCGGGGCGTGGTCGAGCTGACGATCACCCCGCGCCCCACGCGCACGGTCGGCCTGGTCTGGGTCGCCGGCCGGCCGATCCCCGCGGCCGGCCGGGCCTTCCGCGACTTCGCCGTCTCCCACGCCCACCGCTGA
- the glgC gene encoding glucose-1-phosphate adenylyltransferase: MKGQPHVLGIVLAGGEGKRLWPLTADRAKPAVPFGGNYRLIDFVLSNLVNAGLTQICVLTQYKSHSLDRHISTTWRLSSVLGQYITPVPAQQRLGPRWYTGSADAIYQSLNLVYDERPDYIVVFGADHVYRMDPSQMLEQHIATDAGVTVAGIRVPRAEAKAFGCIDSDASGQITRFLEKPADPPGTPDDPEVTFASMGNYVFSTDALLDALREDAANPDSDHDMGGDIIPALVAAGRAAVYDFADNVVPGETERDRGYWRDVGTIDAYYDSHMDLVSVHPVFNLYNQAWPIRTATPPLAPAKFVQGGTAQDSIVGPGTIISGAQVTNSVVGAGVMIEAGAQVDGSVLLPGVHIGKGAVVRRAILDKNVIVPDGAQIGVDLSTDRERYTVSNGGVVVLGKGVRAE, encoded by the coding sequence GTGAAGGGGCAGCCTCACGTCCTCGGGATCGTGCTGGCCGGTGGCGAAGGGAAGCGGCTGTGGCCGCTGACCGCCGACCGGGCCAAACCTGCGGTGCCCTTCGGGGGCAACTACCGGCTCATCGACTTCGTGCTCTCCAACCTGGTCAACGCGGGTCTGACGCAGATATGCGTGCTCACCCAGTACAAGTCGCACTCGCTGGACCGGCACATCTCCACCACCTGGCGGCTGTCCAGCGTCCTCGGGCAGTACATCACCCCGGTCCCGGCGCAGCAGCGGCTCGGCCCCCGCTGGTACACCGGCAGCGCCGACGCGATCTACCAGTCGCTGAACCTGGTCTACGACGAGCGGCCCGACTACATCGTGGTCTTCGGCGCCGACCACGTGTACCGCATGGACCCGTCCCAGATGCTGGAGCAGCACATCGCCACGGACGCGGGCGTGACCGTCGCGGGCATCCGCGTCCCGCGCGCCGAGGCGAAGGCGTTCGGCTGCATCGACTCCGACGCCAGCGGCCAGATCACCCGCTTCCTGGAGAAGCCCGCCGACCCGCCGGGAACGCCCGACGACCCCGAGGTCACCTTCGCCTCGATGGGCAACTACGTCTTCAGCACCGACGCGCTGCTCGACGCCCTGCGGGAGGACGCGGCCAACCCCGACTCCGACCACGACATGGGTGGCGACATCATCCCGGCGCTGGTCGCCGCGGGCCGCGCCGCCGTCTACGACTTCGCCGACAACGTGGTCCCCGGGGAGACCGAGCGCGATCGCGGCTACTGGCGCGACGTGGGGACCATCGACGCCTACTACGACTCGCACATGGACCTCGTGTCCGTGCACCCGGTGTTCAACCTCTACAACCAGGCGTGGCCGATCCGCACCGCGACGCCGCCGCTGGCTCCCGCCAAGTTCGTCCAGGGCGGCACCGCCCAGGACTCGATCGTCGGCCCGGGCACGATCATCTCCGGCGCCCAGGTCACCAACTCGGTGGTGGGCGCGGGCGTGATGATCGAGGCGGGCGCGCAGGTGGACGGCAGCGTGCTGCTCCCGGGCGTGCACATCGGCAAGGGCGCGGTGGTCCGCCGCGCGATCCTGGACAAGAACGTGATCGTCCCCGACGGCGCGCAGATCGGCGTCGACCTCTCGACCGACCGCGAGCGCTACACCGTCAGCAACGGCGGCGTCGTGGTCCTCGGCAAGGGCGTGCGCGCCGAATAG
- a CDS encoding MFS transporter: MAQHRNRRIGLAVLAAGLATFAVLYAPQPVLPLLAAEFRLGPGEVSAVVSAATLSLALAVLPMAALSEVTGRKPMMLASVVAAVLIGLALPLAPDFGSLIALRAVQGVAIAGLPGVAMAYMAEEIGLAGLGAVMGLYVAGNTTGGMSGRLLAGVLGDVVDWRFGLFAVAVLAALCAVAMALLMPASRAQARRTSLLAGLRGATRDSGLYGPYAVAFLGMAATVAVYNVISFRLIAEPFRLAPGLAALVFLGYLFGGVASAIAGRMADRLGKPPVLLAALGTAVVGMLMTLPDKLFLVLPGIALLSAGFFAAHAVASSWIGARAAPGARAQASGVYLLAYYLGSSMGASVAGWVYGAGGWTPVALVDCAWLVVAGLAVVRVRAAGRSAPPSVPAPASPARAG; the protein is encoded by the coding sequence GTGGCTCAGCACAGAAATCGACGCATCGGTCTGGCCGTTCTCGCGGCGGGTTTGGCGACCTTCGCCGTGCTTTACGCGCCGCAGCCGGTCCTCCCGCTGCTCGCCGCCGAGTTCCGCCTCGGCCCCGGTGAGGTTTCCGCCGTGGTGAGCGCGGCGACGCTGAGCCTGGCGCTGGCGGTGCTGCCGATGGCCGCGCTGTCGGAGGTGACCGGCCGCAAGCCGATGATGCTGGCCTCCGTGGTCGCCGCCGTGCTGATCGGACTCGCGCTGCCGCTCGCGCCGGACTTCGGCAGCCTCATCGCGCTCCGCGCCGTGCAGGGGGTCGCGATCGCCGGGCTGCCCGGAGTCGCGATGGCTTACATGGCAGAGGAAATCGGCCTCGCGGGTCTCGGTGCGGTGATGGGGCTGTACGTCGCGGGCAACACCACCGGAGGCATGTCCGGCAGACTGCTGGCCGGAGTGCTCGGCGATGTCGTCGACTGGCGGTTCGGGCTGTTCGCCGTCGCGGTGCTCGCCGCGCTGTGCGCCGTCGCGATGGCCTTGCTGATGCCCGCTTCCCGCGCGCAGGCGCGACGAACCTCGTTGCTCGCCGGATTACGTGGAGCCACAAGGGATTCGGGGCTGTACGGGCCGTACGCGGTCGCGTTCCTCGGCATGGCGGCGACGGTCGCGGTGTACAACGTGATCTCGTTCCGGTTGATCGCCGAACCGTTCCGCCTCGCGCCCGGCCTCGCCGCGTTGGTCTTCCTGGGCTACCTCTTCGGCGGAGTCGCCTCGGCGATCGCGGGCCGGATGGCCGACCGGCTCGGCAAGCCCCCCGTTTTGCTGGCAGCACTGGGAACCGCGGTCGTCGGGATGCTGATGACCTTGCCGGACAAGCTCTTCCTCGTGCTGCCGGGGATCGCGTTGCTGTCCGCGGGTTTCTTCGCCGCGCACGCCGTCGCGAGCAGCTGGATCGGTGCGCGTGCGGCGCCTGGGGCACGCGCGCAGGCGTCGGGCGTGTACCTGCTGGCCTACTACCTCGGCAGCAGCATGGGCGCGTCGGTCGCGGGCTGGGTGTACGGCGCGGGCGGGTGGACCCCGGTCGCCCTGGTCGACTGCGCGTGGCTGGTGGTGGCCGGGCTGGCCGTCGTCAGGGTTCGAGCCGCAGGTCGATCGGCGCCCCCGTCGGTGCCAGCTCCAGCTTCCCCAGCGCGGGCAGGGTGA
- the sigE gene encoding RNA polymerase sigma factor SigE, producing MRTQPLTPATTAGATTVTPDAANWTPPSWDDVVREHADRVYRLAYRLTGNQHDAEDLTQETFIRVFRSLASYKPGTFEGWLHRITTNLFLDMARRRTRLRMEGLPEDTDRLAGNDPSPEQVYSDTHLSPDLQAALDELPPEFRAAVVLCDVEGLSYEEIGATLGVKLGTVRSRIHRGRQALKAALERRRAQEDFA from the coding sequence ATGCGAACGCAGCCTTTGACCCCGGCGACCACCGCCGGCGCGACGACCGTGACTCCCGACGCGGCCAACTGGACGCCGCCGTCGTGGGACGACGTGGTCCGGGAGCATGCGGACCGCGTCTACCGGCTGGCCTACCGCCTCACCGGCAACCAGCACGACGCCGAGGACCTCACCCAGGAGACCTTCATCCGGGTCTTCCGCTCGCTCGCCTCCTACAAACCGGGGACGTTCGAGGGGTGGCTGCACCGGATCACCACCAACCTCTTCCTGGACATGGCGCGCCGTCGCACCCGGCTGCGGATGGAGGGGCTCCCGGAGGACACCGACCGGCTCGCGGGCAACGACCCGTCGCCGGAGCAGGTCTACTCCGACACCCATCTCAGCCCGGACCTGCAGGCCGCGCTCGACGAGCTGCCGCCGGAGTTCCGCGCCGCGGTCGTACTGTGTGACGTGGAAGGTCTGTCCTATGAGGAGATCGGCGCGACGCTCGGCGTGAAGCTGGGCACCGTCCGGTCCCGCATCCACCGTGGACGGCAGGCGCTGAAGGCGGCGCTGGAACGCCGTCGGGCACAGGAGGACTTTGCATGA